One window of the Natrinema sp. CBA1119 genome contains the following:
- a CDS encoding universal stress protein, with product MTERRTTAAVRCLEQGSPVETNLGCVGPNGIDALVMGTTGRRGTERITLDSVAEKTFRSAPVPVITVRETE from the coding sequence TTGACGGAGCGAAGAACCACGGCCGCTGTCCGGTGTCTTGAGCAGGGATCGCCTGTCGAAACAAACTTAGGTTGTGTCGGACCAAACGGTATCGACGCTCTCGTAATGGGAACGACGGGAAGACGAGGTACTGAGCGAATCACGCTTGACAGTGTAGCTGAGAAGACTTTCCGGTCGGCACCCGTTCCTGTGATTACTGTGAGAGAAACAGAGTGA
- the glpK gene encoding glycerol kinase GlpK, which yields MTESTYVGAVDQGTTGTRFIVFDHEGQVVANAYQKHEQIYPEPGWVEHDPMEIWENTKEVIRRALGQADIGPDRLEAIGVTNQRETTLLWDADSGKPVHNAIVWQDRRTTDRVEQLEDDGMVETIRDKTGLEADAYFSATKAEWLLDNADPIKLERSRPQDIRDRAEEGEVLFGTIDSWLIYNLTGEHVTEVTNASRTMLYNIHELAWDDDLLAEFSIPEAMLPEVRPSSDDETYGSTDPDGFLEAEIPVAGALGDQQAALFGQTCFDAGDAKNTYGTGSFFLMNTGNEAVESDHGLLTTIGFQRSGEAVQYALEGSIFVTGAAIEWLEDMTLIDDPAETASLARSVDTTDGVYVVPAFTGLGAPHWDQRARGTIVGMTRGTRKEHVVRATLESIAYQTRDVAEAMEADSGIEMRSLKVDGGAVKNNFLCQLQSDIIGSAIVRPVVDETTALGSAYAAGLAVGYWSDPDELRSNWQVDAEFEPEMDRDDADRRYDRWSDAVDRSRDWAQDAEE from the coding sequence GTGACAGAATCCACGTACGTCGGTGCGGTCGACCAGGGAACGACCGGGACCCGCTTCATCGTCTTCGATCACGAAGGGCAGGTCGTCGCGAACGCCTACCAGAAACACGAACAGATCTATCCGGAACCCGGCTGGGTCGAACACGACCCGATGGAAATCTGGGAAAACACCAAAGAGGTCATCCGACGGGCGCTCGGGCAGGCGGACATCGGTCCCGACCGGCTCGAGGCCATCGGGGTGACTAACCAGCGGGAGACGACACTGCTGTGGGACGCCGATTCCGGAAAGCCGGTCCACAACGCCATCGTCTGGCAGGACCGACGGACGACGGACCGCGTCGAACAGCTCGAGGACGACGGAATGGTCGAAACCATCCGCGACAAGACCGGCCTCGAGGCCGACGCCTACTTCTCGGCGACGAAAGCCGAGTGGCTGCTCGACAACGCCGATCCGATCAAACTCGAGCGCTCCCGTCCACAGGACATCCGCGACCGCGCGGAAGAGGGAGAGGTCCTGTTCGGGACCATCGACTCGTGGTTGATCTACAACCTCACGGGCGAGCACGTTACGGAGGTCACGAACGCCTCGCGGACGATGCTGTACAACATCCACGAGCTCGCGTGGGACGACGACCTCCTCGCGGAGTTCTCGATCCCCGAGGCGATGTTGCCCGAGGTCCGCCCCTCGAGCGACGACGAAACGTACGGGTCGACTGACCCCGACGGGTTCCTCGAGGCCGAAATTCCGGTCGCGGGTGCGCTGGGCGACCAGCAGGCGGCCCTGTTCGGCCAGACCTGTTTCGACGCCGGCGACGCGAAGAACACCTACGGTACCGGCTCGTTCTTCCTGATGAACACCGGTAACGAGGCCGTCGAGAGCGATCACGGTCTGCTGACAACGATCGGCTTCCAGCGCTCGGGTGAGGCGGTTCAGTACGCGCTCGAGGGGTCGATCTTCGTCACGGGCGCGGCGATCGAGTGGCTCGAGGACATGACGCTGATCGACGACCCAGCCGAAACGGCGTCGCTCGCCCGCAGCGTCGACACGACTGACGGCGTCTACGTCGTTCCCGCCTTTACGGGACTGGGCGCGCCCCACTGGGACCAGCGCGCACGCGGCACCATCGTCGGGATGACACGGGGCACTCGCAAGGAACACGTCGTTCGCGCGACCCTCGAGTCGATCGCCTACCAGACGCGCGACGTCGCGGAGGCGATGGAGGCCGACTCGGGTATCGAGATGCGCTCGCTGAAGGTCGACGGCGGCGCGGTCAAGAACAACTTCCTCTGTCAGCTCCAGTCGGACATCATCGGCTCGGCGATCGTTCGCCCCGTCGTCGACGAGACCACGGCGCTGGGGTCGGCCTACGCGGCCGGACTCGCGGTCGGCTACTGGAGCGATCCCGACGAGTTGCGGAGCAACTGGCAGGTCGACGCGGAGTTCGAACCCGAGATGGACCGGGACGACGCCGATCGGCGCTACGACCGCTGGTCGGACGCCGTCGACCGATCGCGCGACTGGGCGCAAGACGCGGAGGAGTAA
- the glpA gene encoding anaerobic glycerol-3-phosphate dehydrogenase subunit GlpA produces the protein MATDTEVLVLGGGSTGCGIARDLARRGLEVTLVERGTLTDGTTGRMHGLLHSGGRYAVSDRASARECIEENEVLREIAGHCVEETGGLFVQRPEDPDDYFREKLEGCRECGIPARVLSGAEAREVEPHLAADVKRAIEVPDGAVDPFRLCVANAIDAETNGARIETHAEVVDLLRDGDDIYGVEVRHDSGPGKRTQATAGTTEEITADYVVNATGAWAGQIGAMADLEIAVRPSKGVMTIMNVRQVDTVINRCRPKGDADIVVPHETTAILGTTDEEVSDPDDYPEAGWEVDQMIDTLSELVPILEEARTIRSFWGVRPLYEPPGTGTEDPTDITRDFFLLDHADRDGVSGMSSIVGGKFTTYRAMAEEISDHVCEKLGVTAACTTAEEPLPGSENVETLEAGMDDFGLRSPVARRSKQRLGSRARDVLDTDQPNPVLCQCEGVTRAEVRDAISQSGSDLNAVRIRTRASMGNCQGGFCCQNMANELHPEYDEETVREALDVLFQERWKGERHALWGEQLSQAMLNYALHAATMNRDRDPASADADTAAIDFAAFDSGRTEGDRIDGSRGVR, from the coding sequence ATGGCAACCGATACGGAGGTCCTCGTTCTCGGCGGCGGCTCGACCGGCTGCGGTATCGCCCGCGATCTGGCGCGCCGCGGCCTCGAGGTCACGCTCGTCGAGCGAGGAACCCTCACAGACGGAACGACCGGCCGGATGCACGGACTACTGCACAGCGGCGGGCGGTACGCGGTGTCCGACCGGGCCAGCGCGCGGGAGTGTATCGAGGAGAACGAGGTGCTCCGGGAGATCGCGGGCCACTGTGTCGAGGAGACCGGCGGCCTGTTCGTCCAGCGACCCGAGGACCCGGACGACTACTTCCGCGAGAAACTCGAGGGCTGTCGTGAGTGTGGGATCCCCGCTCGCGTGCTCTCGGGCGCGGAAGCCCGCGAGGTCGAACCGCATCTCGCGGCGGACGTGAAGCGAGCGATCGAGGTTCCCGACGGCGCGGTCGACCCGTTCCGGCTCTGCGTCGCGAACGCGATCGACGCCGAGACCAACGGCGCGCGGATCGAGACCCACGCGGAAGTGGTGGACCTCTTGCGCGACGGCGACGACATCTATGGGGTCGAAGTGCGCCACGATTCGGGGCCCGGAAAGCGTACGCAGGCGACAGCCGGGACGACCGAGGAGATCACCGCCGACTACGTCGTCAACGCGACCGGCGCGTGGGCCGGCCAGATCGGCGCGATGGCCGACCTCGAGATCGCGGTCCGGCCCTCCAAGGGCGTCATGACGATCATGAACGTCCGGCAGGTCGACACGGTGATCAACCGCTGTCGACCAAAGGGCGACGCCGACATCGTGGTTCCCCACGAGACGACGGCGATCCTCGGGACGACCGACGAGGAGGTCTCGGATCCGGACGACTACCCGGAAGCGGGGTGGGAGGTCGATCAGATGATCGACACCCTCTCGGAACTCGTCCCGATCCTCGAGGAGGCTCGAACGATCCGCTCGTTCTGGGGTGTCCGCCCGCTGTACGAGCCGCCGGGAACCGGCACCGAGGACCCGACCGACATCACGCGGGACTTCTTCCTGCTCGATCACGCCGACCGCGACGGCGTCTCGGGGATGTCGAGCATCGTCGGCGGCAAGTTCACCACCTACCGGGCGATGGCCGAGGAGATTTCCGACCACGTCTGTGAGAAACTCGGCGTGACCGCCGCCTGTACGACCGCCGAGGAACCCCTGCCCGGCAGCGAGAACGTCGAAACGCTCGAGGCCGGCATGGACGATTTCGGCCTGCGCTCGCCGGTGGCCCGCCGGAGCAAACAACGGTTGGGAAGTCGGGCGCGCGACGTGCTCGACACGGACCAGCCGAACCCGGTGCTCTGCCAGTGCGAGGGGGTAACGCGCGCGGAGGTTCGAGACGCGATCTCGCAGTCGGGCTCGGATCTGAACGCGGTTCGGATCCGGACGCGCGCCTCGATGGGGAACTGTCAGGGCGGCTTCTGCTGTCAGAATATGGCGAACGAACTTCACCCCGAGTACGACGAGGAGACGGTCCGCGAGGCGCTGGACGTCCTCTTTCAGGAGCGCTGGAAGGGCGAGCGCCACGCGCTGTGGGGCGAACAGCTCTCGCAGGCGATGCTTAACTACGCGCTGCACGCGGCGACGATGAACCGGGACCGCGATCCCGCGAGCGCGGACGCGGACACGGCGGCAATCGATTTCGCGGCCTTCGATAGCGGCCGGACCGAGGGGGACCGGATCGACGGCTCGCGGGGGGTCCGATAG
- the glpB gene encoding glycerol-3-phosphate dehydrogenase subunit GlpB: MAIEDDVLVIGGGLAGATAALAATERDGDVQVRLVSSKQSTLRHASGLIDVLGYTPAGDGPLVDPFDALEGLPDGHPYERIGSEAVREALEFFDDIAGEAYDGAHTDANALVPTHGGTVKPTARYPVSTAAGLASDDRNALLVGFETLPDFEAPLAASHLEAAGVPFEARGVTVQFSGIARDDAKITRYAHLLDHNESVATTFGETTAREALAETVRPHLEGESRVGFPAVLGDERADAVRAGLADRLGVDVFEVPMGPPSLPGMRLEDLLYDALEERGVRVTTGVPVVDYETDAGETAPNGPERIDHVVVDRNGSEIPHRADQYVLATGGLVGKGVRSERERVFEPVFDCHVPHAADRYDWFVDDVFSDQPYARFGLPVDRDLRPLDAGDEPEFSNLRAAGAVLGGYDFAAEKSGAGVSLATGYVAGRRAASEGER; the protein is encoded by the coding sequence ATGGCGATCGAGGACGACGTCCTCGTCATCGGCGGCGGACTCGCCGGTGCGACCGCAGCGCTCGCCGCGACAGAGCGAGATGGAGACGTGCAAGTTCGGCTGGTTTCGTCCAAGCAGAGCACGCTTCGGCACGCGAGCGGGTTGATCGACGTTCTCGGATACACGCCGGCGGGCGACGGCCCGCTCGTGGATCCGTTCGACGCGCTCGAGGGACTCCCCGACGGACACCCCTACGAGCGCATCGGGAGCGAGGCGGTCCGCGAGGCGCTCGAGTTCTTCGACGATATCGCGGGCGAGGCCTACGACGGGGCCCACACCGACGCGAACGCGCTCGTCCCGACCCACGGCGGCACGGTCAAGCCGACCGCCAGATATCCGGTTTCGACCGCCGCTGGACTCGCGAGTGACGACCGCAACGCCCTGCTCGTCGGCTTCGAGACGCTGCCGGACTTCGAAGCGCCGCTGGCGGCGTCACACCTCGAGGCGGCGGGCGTCCCCTTCGAGGCCCGCGGGGTCACGGTTCAGTTCTCCGGCATCGCTCGAGACGACGCGAAGATCACGCGGTACGCGCACCTGCTCGACCACAACGAATCCGTAGCGACGACGTTCGGTGAGACGACCGCCCGCGAGGCGCTCGCCGAGACCGTTCGCCCCCACCTCGAGGGCGAGTCCCGCGTGGGCTTCCCCGCGGTCCTCGGCGACGAGCGCGCCGACGCGGTCAGAGCCGGCCTCGCGGACCGACTCGGCGTCGACGTCTTCGAGGTCCCGATGGGGCCGCCCAGCCTGCCCGGAATGCGACTCGAGGATCTCCTGTACGACGCGCTCGAGGAGCGGGGCGTCCGGGTGACGACGGGGGTTCCGGTCGTCGATTACGAGACCGACGCGGGCGAGACGGCCCCGAACGGTCCCGAACGGATCGATCACGTTGTCGTCGACCGGAACGGCAGCGAGATTCCCCACCGCGCCGACCAGTACGTGCTCGCGACGGGCGGACTGGTCGGAAAGGGCGTCCGATCGGAGCGCGAGCGGGTGTTCGAACCGGTCTTCGACTGCCACGTCCCGCACGCGGCGGACCGCTACGACTGGTTCGTCGACGACGTCTTCAGCGACCAGCCCTACGCGCGGTTCGGGCTGCCGGTCGACCGCGACCTTCGCCCGCTCGACGCCGGCGACGAGCCCGAGTTTTCGAACCTCCGGGCGGCGGGTGCGGTGCTCGGCGGCTACGACTTCGCGGCGGAGAAATCGGGCGCCGGCGTCTCGCTCGCGACGGGCTACGTCGCGGGCCGGCGCGCCGCCTCGGAGGGCGAACGATGA
- a CDS encoding anaerobic glycerol-3-phosphate dehydrogenase subunit C, with protein MSDAERPTDDPAGDDEFEPIQVFPEAEEMDLRPGADDCYKCSTCDTNCPVAEVDDEFPGPKFQGPEQWRLKRQDDHDIDDSVMKCSNCMRCDSACPSDVPLSQMHNTARGEYVEEQMDTFSREYVRNRILANYRRLAPLGSMFPRTTNFVMGLSATQWLGEKLLGITSERELPAFATETFREWWMKRGGNATSKKRAQKARVARGSESPSDRASGQSAREQTERGGAQVQSDEKRIAYFHGCYANYNTPEVAKALVRVYEHFGYEIMVPDQHCSGTPMFANGMLEDARRSAETNVRELAAALADGADVVASCSSCSMSIRQEYPELFDFEGCEDVAENTWDAVEYLRVHEDLEGELEGTSIDGALADSNFAYHAPCHARNQGLDGQTMEVLAAIDGVDAHDVGDSCSGISGTYGWKAENYETSMKIGSEMVDHMEDADAETGLTECPTCSMQMEHGTGYEITHTLEVLEAALVGTETGADAQ; from the coding sequence ATGAGCGACGCAGAACGACCGACAGACGACCCAGCGGGCGACGACGAGTTCGAGCCGATTCAGGTCTTTCCCGAGGCCGAGGAGATGGACCTTCGGCCGGGCGCGGACGACTGCTACAAGTGCTCGACCTGCGACACGAACTGTCCCGTCGCCGAGGTAGACGACGAGTTCCCCGGGCCGAAGTTCCAGGGCCCCGAGCAGTGGCGGCTCAAGCGCCAGGACGACCACGACATCGACGACTCGGTGATGAAGTGCTCGAACTGCATGCGCTGTGACAGTGCCTGCCCATCGGACGTCCCTCTCTCCCAGATGCACAACACCGCTCGAGGGGAGTACGTCGAGGAGCAGATGGACACGTTCTCGCGAGAGTACGTTCGGAATCGCATCCTCGCGAACTACCGCCGACTCGCCCCGCTCGGGTCGATGTTCCCACGGACGACGAATTTCGTGATGGGGCTCTCCGCGACGCAGTGGCTGGGCGAGAAACTCCTCGGAATTACGAGCGAGCGGGAATTGCCGGCGTTCGCGACGGAGACGTTTCGGGAGTGGTGGATGAAGCGAGGTGGCAACGCCACCTCGAAAAAGCGAGCGCAGAAGGCGCGAGTCGCGAGGGGCTCGGAGAGTCCCTCGGACCGTGCGAGCGGGCAGTCGGCCCGCGAGCAGACAGAGCGAGGCGGTGCACAGGTTCAAAGCGACGAGAAGCGCATCGCCTACTTCCACGGCTGCTACGCGAACTACAACACGCCAGAGGTGGCCAAGGCCCTCGTGCGGGTCTACGAACATTTCGGCTACGAGATCATGGTTCCCGACCAGCACTGTTCGGGGACGCCGATGTTCGCCAACGGGATGCTCGAGGACGCGCGCCGGTCGGCTGAAACGAACGTCAGGGAACTCGCCGCGGCGCTCGCGGACGGCGCGGACGTCGTCGCCTCCTGCAGTTCGTGTTCGATGTCGATCCGGCAGGAGTACCCCGAACTGTTCGACTTCGAGGGATGCGAGGACGTCGCCGAGAACACCTGGGACGCCGTCGAGTACCTCCGGGTCCACGAGGACCTCGAGGGCGAACTCGAGGGGACGTCGATCGACGGGGCGCTTGCGGATTCGAACTTCGCCTACCACGCACCGTGTCACGCACGGAATCAGGGCCTCGATGGGCAGACGATGGAGGTGCTGGCGGCGATCGACGGCGTCGACGCCCACGATGTCGGCGACTCCTGTTCGGGGATCTCCGGAACCTACGGCTGGAAGGCCGAGAATTACGAAACATCCATGAAAATCGGGTCGGAAATGGTCGACCACATGGAAGATGCGGACGCGGAAACGGGACTCACGGAGTGTCCGACCTGCTCGATGCAGATGGAACACGGGACCGGCTACGAGATCACCCACACGCTCGAGGTGCTCGAGGCGGCGCTGGTCGGAACCGAGACGGGGGCAGACGCGCAGTAA
- a CDS encoding Cdc6/Cdc18 family protein has translation MDLQERIARRRSARQGRRIVVDRDQLSPVVHRPEPVGRGPVLEQLLDALEPVFDGGLPPPVAIVGPSGSGTSAVVTAMFDALNDQFGGSSREIATTTRGGRTEPVTWFVTVDGRQVESPFAFYRAVLSGLSSERVPESGVGTDDLRERLQDRLSRPDRRAVVAIDHHDEPETLAIDRVCELLSPVEDRVATVTVGRTEPDDHRGETVTVPAYRNHELVDVVTDRVSTGLAAGALDHDAVRELADWADGNAHDALAALFGAAVLASEDEAERIESPHLEAARTDVPDDGVHVARALALSATRQRVLLALVDIDPSDSPIRELASAIAARSSLTVGTVTRFLYELADRGVIERVRLSSSGHNSGRQPSTVEPRYPTIAFRSLTTVSLDDTP, from the coding sequence ATGGACCTTCAGGAGCGAATCGCTCGCCGTCGATCGGCGCGGCAGGGGAGACGAATCGTCGTGGATCGCGACCAGCTCAGCCCGGTCGTCCACCGGCCGGAACCGGTCGGCCGGGGCCCCGTGCTGGAGCAACTGCTCGACGCGCTCGAGCCGGTCTTCGACGGGGGGCTGCCGCCGCCGGTCGCGATCGTCGGGCCGTCGGGATCGGGAACGTCGGCGGTCGTGACCGCGATGTTCGACGCGTTGAACGACCAGTTCGGCGGCTCGAGCCGGGAGATCGCGACGACGACAAGGGGCGGACGCACCGAGCCGGTGACCTGGTTCGTCACCGTCGACGGCCGGCAGGTCGAGAGTCCCTTCGCGTTCTATCGAGCGGTGCTGTCGGGGCTCTCGTCGGAACGGGTGCCCGAGAGCGGCGTGGGCACCGACGACCTTCGCGAGCGCCTCCAAGACAGGCTGTCCCGTCCGGATCGGCGCGCCGTCGTCGCGATCGATCACCACGACGAGCCCGAGACCCTCGCGATCGATCGCGTTTGCGAGTTGCTATCGCCGGTCGAGGACCGCGTCGCCACGGTCACGGTCGGACGGACCGAACCCGACGATCACCGAGGCGAGACGGTCACCGTCCCGGCCTACCGCAATCACGAACTCGTCGACGTCGTCACCGATCGCGTTTCGACGGGACTCGCGGCGGGCGCGCTCGATCACGACGCAGTCCGTGAACTGGCCGACTGGGCCGACGGGAACGCCCACGACGCGCTCGCGGCCCTGTTCGGCGCCGCCGTCCTCGCGAGCGAGGACGAGGCCGAGCGGATCGAGTCCCCCCACCTCGAGGCGGCGCGGACCGACGTGCCCGACGACGGCGTGCACGTCGCTCGAGCGCTCGCGCTTTCAGCCACCCGGCAGCGGGTGTTGCTCGCGCTCGTCGATATCGATCCGAGTGACAGCCCGATCCGCGAGCTAGCGAGCGCTATCGCCGCCCGGTCGTCACTCACCGTCGGAACGGTCACGCGATTCCTCTACGAACTCGCGGATCGAGGCGTCATCGAACGGGTTCGGTTGTCGTCCTCCGGTCACAACAGCGGGCGGCAACCCAGCACGGTCGAACCGCGGTACCCCACGATCGCGTTCCGATCGCTGACGACGGTCTCGCTCGACGACACTCCGTGA